One segment of Fibrobacter sp. UWB10 DNA contains the following:
- a CDS encoding oligosaccharide flippase family protein, translating into MGNLETDSKFLKKAMIVNVVGTILKVCGPLLTFVMARIFGAAEFGIFVSAQTLLLTIAHSATLGLDKGLYWYLPQNGLQGRPRYDGIMESFWISAAIAILCTAVIFVGSFTPYISKELPWYALSLLFYVGTYVFSTASEGNRRPQNAVFVNSFLTVTLAPATSIALHFMGIPHALPLGLLVGQVVGFCVHFVLLRRQFPEMPLRPHKTVSWVLLRYSLPLGVDEFVSSFLIRSSLWMVMLFLGPEKAGAYGIMVTISNALQTIRVGFTPILTPVVAGMDKGRLKTDLKPVYSYCVFMVTFIQLMIGFFIVLFPDLILGIAGKDFIVQPETLGILLLVHLVAGFGGMSLVVLNGMGKSLYSLIMDIISLGVALASGYLLIPTFGLVGAALSMLCYNVVAIICNNIYLLKMGLQPYSLRLLSQVGWIIALVAFYIAINTQVIVLSMPQKAGVYVLILLALGAYGLVVKKKMDKDRNAITSGSSK; encoded by the coding sequence ATGGGAAATCTGGAAACAGACAGTAAGTTCTTAAAAAAGGCGATGATCGTAAACGTGGTGGGGACAATCCTCAAGGTTTGCGGACCGCTTTTGACTTTTGTGATGGCGCGTATTTTTGGCGCCGCCGAATTTGGAATCTTTGTCTCGGCGCAGACGCTCCTTTTGACGATTGCGCATTCGGCAACACTCGGCCTCGATAAGGGTCTGTATTGGTATCTGCCACAAAATGGCTTGCAGGGTCGTCCCCGTTACGACGGTATTATGGAATCCTTCTGGATTTCGGCGGCTATTGCAATTCTTTGCACCGCGGTGATTTTTGTGGGCTCGTTTACGCCCTACATTTCCAAGGAACTTCCGTGGTATGCGTTGTCGCTCCTGTTCTATGTGGGTACGTACGTTTTCAGTACCGCATCTGAAGGAAATCGTCGCCCGCAAAATGCGGTGTTCGTGAATTCTTTCTTGACAGTGACGCTTGCTCCGGCCACTTCGATTGCGCTCCACTTTATGGGCATTCCGCATGCGCTTCCGCTTGGTCTCTTGGTGGGCCAGGTGGTGGGCTTCTGTGTGCATTTTGTTCTGTTACGTCGTCAGTTCCCCGAAATGCCTTTGCGCCCGCACAAGACCGTTTCTTGGGTGCTGTTGCGCTACTCGCTCCCGCTGGGTGTCGATGAATTTGTGTCCTCTTTCTTGATCCGTTCGAGCCTCTGGATGGTCATGCTGTTCCTTGGACCTGAAAAAGCGGGTGCTTATGGTATCATGGTCACGATTTCGAATGCACTGCAGACTATTCGCGTGGGCTTTACGCCGATTCTTACGCCGGTGGTGGCGGGCATGGACAAAGGTCGCCTTAAGACGGACCTCAAGCCGGTTTACAGCTACTGCGTTTTCATGGTCACCTTTATCCAGCTTATGATTGGTTTCTTTATCGTGCTGTTCCCAGATTTGATTTTGGGCATTGCAGGTAAGGATTTCATTGTGCAGCCGGAAACGCTTGGTATTTTGCTTTTGGTGCACTTGGTGGCTGGCTTTGGTGGCATGTCCTTGGTGGTCTTGAACGGAATGGGCAAGAGCCTTTATTCGCTCATTATGGACATCATCTCGCTTGGTGTGGCGCTTGCGTCGGGCTACCTGCTGATTCCGACCTTCGGCTTGGTGGGTGCAGCACTTTCCATGCTTTGCTACAATGTGGTCGCCATCATTTGCAATAACATTTACCTCTTGAAAATGGGCCTGCAACCGTATTCCTTGCGCCTCTTGTCGCAGGTGGGTTGGATTATCGCCTTGGTCGCTTTCTATATCGCCATCAATACACAGGTGATTGTCTTGTCTATGCCCCAAAAGGCGGGCGTTTACGTTTTGATTCTCTTGGCCTTGGGCGCTTATGGCCTTGTGGTCAAGAAAAAGATGGACAAGGACCGTAATGCTATTACATCGGGGAGCTCGAAATGA
- a CDS encoding LicD family protein, producing MKKIEQQECREIQMSILDEIERICKENNLKYSLAYGTLLGAVRHKGYIPWDDDIDICLLREDYEKLIAILKDKNAPAHKEWLTLVDDTCDGYFYPFAKAYDNRTTVKMERHKGEMGIWVDIFPLDGLPKSRFWEKAFVLYCSFLRVITLAITTDFKSKGYDAWTLLYKRFFYAVACVVGKKRFCRYVERVIRRYPTNHSGRVATLFFDTKTDRILDLEKIAETVDYPFENRKFSGYKNYDYYLSEFYRDYMQLPPEEKRYNHGLDVWWK from the coding sequence ATGAAAAAGATTGAACAGCAAGAATGTCGCGAAATCCAGATGAGCATTCTGGACGAAATTGAACGCATTTGCAAAGAAAACAACTTGAAGTATAGCCTTGCTTACGGCACGCTTTTGGGGGCGGTGCGCCACAAGGGTTACATTCCTTGGGACGATGACATCGACATTTGCCTTTTGCGCGAAGACTATGAAAAGCTGATTGCCATTCTCAAGGACAAGAATGCGCCTGCTCATAAGGAATGGCTCACGTTGGTCGATGACACTTGCGATGGTTACTTTTATCCGTTTGCCAAAGCCTACGATAACCGCACTACGGTCAAGATGGAACGCCATAAGGGTGAAATGGGTATCTGGGTCGATATCTTCCCGCTTGATGGCCTTCCGAAATCCCGTTTCTGGGAAAAGGCGTTCGTGCTGTATTGTAGCTTTTTGCGCGTGATTACGCTTGCTATTACAACGGACTTTAAGTCGAAGGGTTACGATGCCTGGACGCTTTTGTATAAGCGGTTCTTCTACGCCGTTGCCTGCGTTGTGGGCAAAAAGCGTTTCTGCCGTTATGTGGAACGCGTGATTCGCCGCTATCCGACAAACCATTCGGGCCGAGTGGCAACGCTCTTCTTCGATACCAAAACAGACCGTATCCTCGATTTGGAAAAAATTGCGGAAACGGTCGATTATCCGTTCGAAAACCGCAAATTTAGCGGTTACAAGAACTATGATTACTACCTGTCGGAATTCTACCGCGACTATATGCAGCTTCCGCCCGAAGAAAAACGCTACAATCACGGTCTTGACGTGTGGTGGAAATAA
- a CDS encoding histidinol-phosphate transaminase, whose amino-acid sequence MNYLDRNEFNFKPSQKVLDAVKNFDPEQLCFYTRIYDEGKKSIFSVKLSEIYNVPEEQVLLGYGGEDILKNAVHYYLMVGENKTIMIPEFSWWYYNRIAGECGGSFEMYPLHEKEDTFAYDVDEVIALTNKIHPRMLLLASPNNPTGNCLTPEEIGRIMENIPNDTMVLIDEAYASFITTDTAYIAPLVSKYSNLIISRTLSKFFGLPGLRMGFGFMGKGHESFLSYANKYLGYNRFSEAVAMAAIESEDHYRKVADDMEWDRQLFKKELGNLPGFKVYKSVANFILIKYPTRIKEALQKAMAEQDYKIKFMSDKGLEDCLRITLGRKEQIQVVVDTIKRCAAV is encoded by the coding sequence ATGAACTACTTGGACAGAAACGAATTCAACTTCAAACCTTCGCAGAAGGTGCTTGACGCGGTCAAGAATTTTGACCCCGAACAGCTCTGCTTTTACACCCGTATTTATGACGAAGGCAAAAAGAGCATTTTCTCGGTAAAGCTCTCTGAAATTTACAACGTGCCTGAAGAACAGGTGCTGCTCGGTTATGGTGGCGAAGACATTCTCAAGAACGCTGTCCATTATTACCTGATGGTGGGCGAAAACAAGACCATCATGATTCCGGAATTTTCTTGGTGGTACTATAACCGTATTGCCGGTGAATGTGGCGGTTCTTTTGAAATGTATCCGCTCCACGAAAAAGAAGATACTTTCGCCTACGATGTTGACGAAGTCATCGCGCTCACGAACAAGATTCACCCGCGTATGTTGCTTCTCGCTTCTCCGAACAATCCGACCGGTAACTGCCTGACGCCCGAAGAAATCGGCCGCATCATGGAAAATATCCCGAACGATACGATGGTGCTGATTGACGAAGCTTACGCATCGTTCATCACGACGGATACCGCTTACATTGCTCCGCTCGTGAGCAAGTATTCGAACCTGATTATTTCTCGCACGCTTTCCAAGTTCTTCGGCCTCCCGGGCCTGCGCATGGGCTTCGGTTTTATGGGTAAGGGTCATGAATCGTTCCTGAGCTATGCCAACAAGTACCTCGGCTACAACCGCTTTAGCGAAGCTGTGGCAATGGCCGCTATCGAAAGCGAAGATCATTATCGCAAGGTCGCCGACGATATGGAATGGGACCGCCAGCTGTTCAAGAAAGAACTTGGCAATCTCCCGGGCTTCAAGGTTTACAAGAGTGTCGCAAACTTCATTCTGATCAAGTACCCGACCCGCATCAAGGAAGCCTTGCAGAAGGCCATGGCCGAACAGGATTACAAGATCAAGTTCATGAGCGACAAGGGCCTCGAAGATTGCTTGCGCATTACCTTAGGCCGTAAAGAACAGATTCAGGTGGTGGTGGACACCATCAAGCGTTGTGCTGCCGTATGA